Within the Ochrobactrum vermis genome, the region TGCCGAGGAAGGCTTGCTGACCCGCGGTGCCGGGCTTGCCGACCATTGGCAGGAAGCGCTTCATTCACTCAAGGGCGTTTCGAACGTCATCGACATTCGCAACCTCGGTCTGGTCGGCGCCATCGAGCTCTCGTCGCGCAAGGATGCACCGGGCGCCCGCGCCTACGATATTTTCGTGGATTGCTTCCAGAAGGGCTTGCTGATCCGCGTGACCGGCGATGTGATCGCGCTTTCGCCGCCGCTGATCGTTGAGAAGGAACAGATCGACACCATCGTGTCCATCCTTGGCGATGCCATCAAACGCGCAGCCTGACCTGCACCCCGGTCACGCTGCCTTTTAGAGCGCATCCCGAAAAGTGTGAAACGGTTTTCGGACAAGATGCGCTCTATTTTTAAACTACGCATCGAGCTTCCCAAAAATCAAAATCGATTTTTGGGCCGATGCGCCAGCCGCCGCTGTTCCCCTGCGGCGGCTTTTTTTATCTGATAACTGCTTTTCACTCACCGCTATCGGGCACCGCTATCGGGAAACATCAAACCGCGATACTATTCAAAACGGATATGTTTTATTCCGGGAACCTTTTGACCTCGCATACATCCAATAAACTCCACAGGAGTTTGACCAATGCGTGCAAAAACAGCCATACCGACCATCTCCCCGACATTTCAGGGTGATCTTGCGCTTGCTCAATGCGCCAAAATGCACGACCTGGAAGCCCTGCGCAAAATCATGCAGACCAACAACCAGCGGCTCTATCGTTTGGCCCGCAGCATCCTGCGCAACGATACCGAAGCAGAAGACGTGGTTCAGGAGACCTATTTTCTGGCCTTCAGGAGCCTTGATCGCTTTCGCGGCCAGTCCAGCTTGACCACGTGGCTGTCCCGTATCGCAATTCACGAAGCACTCGGCCGCCTGCGGAAGACCCAGAAGACCGAGAAGCTCCTCAACACAGTACCTGACATATCAGCAAACAACATCATCCCGTTCCCGTCTGCCATAAGCATGAACGATCCCGAACGCAGTTTTGCGCAGCGCCAGATACTGCAACTGGTCGAACAGGCAACGGATAATCTGCCGGAAATTTTCCGCCTCGTATTCGTCGCACGGGTCATTGAGGGTTTAAGCGTGGATGAAACAGCCGAATTGTTGAGCCTGCGCCCGCAGACCGTGAAGACACGTCTTCACCGTGCCCGATACTTGTTGCGCAAACAGCTTGACGAAAAAATCGGTCCGGTGCTGCTTGATGCGTTTCCCT harbors:
- a CDS encoding RNA polymerase sigma factor; the encoded protein is MRAKTAIPTISPTFQGDLALAQCAKMHDLEALRKIMQTNNQRLYRLARSILRNDTEAEDVVQETYFLAFRSLDRFRGQSSLTTWLSRIAIHEALGRLRKTQKTEKLLNTVPDISANNIIPFPSAISMNDPERSFAQRQILQLVEQATDNLPEIFRLVFVARVIEGLSVDETAELLSLRPQTVKTRLHRARYLLRKQLDEKIGPVLLDAFPFAGKRCERITTAVLARLDKQI